In one window of Gudongella oleilytica DNA:
- a CDS encoding chemotaxis protein CheW: protein MAEKQYVVFVLGSEYYGLDILSIQEITRYEAPTRIPNMSSYMQGIINLRGNIIPVIDLRRKFNLGNSEVTGESRIIVLNLSEQKAGLLVDAVSQVTKIGDDQIEPPQMTTVEHKYIAGLAKKGEEIIILLEPAAILAEEQEVKAGKLQSENQGMKLSGINNF, encoded by the coding sequence ATGGCGGAGAAACAATATGTTGTTTTTGTACTGGGCAGCGAATACTATGGCCTTGACATTTTAAGCATCCAGGAAATTACAAGATATGAAGCGCCTACAAGAATACCCAATATGTCTTCATACATGCAAGGCATAATAAATCTGCGGGGGAACATCATCCCTGTAATCGACCTCAGAAGAAAATTTAACCTGGGAAACAGTGAGGTTACAGGTGAAAGCAGGATTATTGTCCTAAATCTTTCTGAGCAAAAAGCCGGGCTTTTGGTTGATGCCGTATCCCAGGTAACAAAAATCGGTGATGACCAGATAGAACCGCCGCAAATGACAACTGTTGAACACAAATACATAGCCGGTTTAGCCAAAAAGGGAGAAGAAATCATTATCCTTTTGGAACCTGCCGCCATTCTGGCGGAAGAACAAGAAGTAAAGGCGGGGAAATTGCAGTCTGAAAACCAGGGCATGAAATTATCCGGCATAAACAACTTTTAA
- a CDS encoding PAS domain S-box protein, with amino-acid sequence MEENIMREILRQAPFGYAYHKLVLSAEGIPEDYIFLDVNPAFEEMTGLKKEKILGEKVTEVIPGIKEDSFDWIKFYGQIALNGGREEFTQYSGPLGRWYKVTAFSWEQGYFATYIQEITAEMEKIKILEKQQKTIGELTLEMEKVFNGTHDAIFLIKAENGEFRYLRNNSAHQELTGISLDILRDKTPVELLGAELGKVIEANYRKCLESGETITYEETLNLPAGERVWLTSLTPVIEKDRVKYIVGSSKDITLQKKAEKEREELLHRLQAMFNGHTAVMLLNEPISGRIVDANPAACTFYGYTREELLNMHIQDINMLPKEEVAKRRLMALQKKQRHFVFPHRLKNGEVRMIDVYSCPITYNEENLLFSIIFDVTDREKYKKELYIEKELFRTTLLSIGDGVVTTDLAGNITVMNQVAQEITGYSEEEVKGRPFAQVFRLISEETGKKAEDPVEKVLQTGKIVGLANHTALITKDGRRVPIADSAAPIKDEQGQTFGVVMVFRDVTQEKDWQEKILYLSYHDTLTGLYNRRFMEEELKRQELNGKLPVAVIMADVNGLKLANDVFGHAEGDKLLKKAAEAIKKCCRKEDLVSRWGGDEFLIVLPQTSAQTAEEITKRIKTATQAYETEHLRLSLALGCATKETAGEKLEELVKEAEERMYRQKLNEGKSFRHSIVNTLLATLYAKSSETEEHAGRLKDFCLRSGSLLKLTSKEMDELSLLAVLHDIGKVGIREEILKKPGSLTELEWEEMKKHPEIGCRIAQNTPELGPIAEYILCHHERWDGQGYPQGLKGEEIPLLCRILAVADAYDAMTSDRTYRKALSREEAIEEIKRNAGTQFDPQIVEMFLESIKSINKKGDERNGVY; translated from the coding sequence ATGGAAGAAAATATTATGCGGGAAATTTTGCGCCAGGCGCCCTTTGGCTATGCTTACCACAAACTGGTTTTAAGCGCAGAAGGGATTCCGGAAGACTATATTTTTCTTGATGTCAACCCTGCTTTTGAAGAAATGACCGGGCTAAAAAAAGAAAAGATCTTGGGGGAAAAAGTGACGGAAGTCATACCTGGCATCAAAGAAGATTCTTTTGACTGGATAAAATTTTACGGCCAAATCGCCTTAAATGGCGGAAGGGAAGAATTTACCCAATACTCCGGGCCGCTTGGGAGATGGTACAAAGTAACCGCTTTTTCCTGGGAGCAAGGTTATTTTGCAACCTATATTCAAGAAATCACCGCAGAAATGGAAAAGATAAAAATCCTGGAAAAACAGCAGAAAACCATTGGCGAACTCACCCTGGAAATGGAAAAAGTTTTTAACGGAACCCATGATGCGATCTTTCTCATCAAGGCCGAAAACGGAGAATTCAGGTACCTGCGCAATAACTCTGCTCATCAGGAATTGACCGGCATTTCTCTGGACATACTCAGAGACAAAACGCCGGTTGAACTTTTAGGCGCGGAATTAGGAAAAGTCATTGAAGCCAACTACCGGAAATGTCTGGAAAGCGGGGAGACAATAACTTATGAGGAAACCCTGAATCTTCCAGCAGGAGAAAGAGTTTGGCTCACCAGTCTTACGCCGGTTATCGAAAAGGATAGAGTCAAATACATTGTCGGCTCCAGCAAGGACATAACGTTACAGAAGAAAGCAGAAAAGGAAAGAGAAGAGTTGTTACATCGCCTGCAGGCCATGTTCAACGGACATACCGCCGTCATGCTTCTGAACGAGCCAATATCCGGCAGAATCGTTGACGCCAACCCCGCCGCTTGCACATTTTACGGTTATACCAGGGAAGAACTCTTAAACATGCACATTCAGGACATCAATATGCTGCCCAAAGAGGAAGTTGCAAAACGGCGGCTCATGGCCTTACAAAAAAAGCAGAGGCATTTTGTTTTCCCTCATCGGTTGAAGAACGGGGAAGTAAGGATGATTGATGTTTATTCCTGCCCTATAACATATAACGAGGAAAATTTACTTTTTTCCATCATTTTCGATGTCACTGACAGAGAAAAGTACAAAAAAGAACTATACATAGAAAAAGAACTATTTAGAACTACCCTCCTTTCCATTGGTGACGGAGTGGTTACTACTGACCTGGCAGGTAATATAACGGTCATGAATCAGGTTGCCCAAGAAATAACGGGCTATAGTGAAGAGGAAGTCAAAGGCCGTCCCTTTGCCCAGGTTTTCCGGCTGATCAGCGAAGAAACAGGGAAAAAAGCTGAAGATCCCGTGGAAAAAGTCCTGCAAACCGGGAAAATCGTTGGGCTAGCCAACCACACCGCTTTAATCACCAAAGACGGCCGGCGGGTACCAATCGCCGACAGCGCTGCTCCCATCAAAGACGAACAGGGCCAAACTTTTGGGGTAGTCATGGTCTTTAGGGACGTCACCCAGGAAAAAGACTGGCAGGAAAAAATCCTCTACCTTAGCTACCACGATACCTTGACTGGCTTATACAACCGGCGCTTTATGGAAGAAGAATTGAAAAGACAGGAGCTAAACGGCAAATTGCCAGTGGCTGTCATCATGGCTGATGTCAATGGACTGAAGCTGGCCAACGATGTCTTCGGACACGCCGAAGGGGACAAGCTCCTTAAGAAAGCTGCTGAAGCCATCAAAAAATGCTGCCGCAAAGAAGACTTGGTCTCCCGTTGGGGCGGGGACGAATTTTTGATAGTCTTGCCTCAAACCTCAGCCCAAACTGCGGAAGAAATAACAAAAAGAATAAAGACTGCCACCCAGGCCTATGAGACTGAACACCTCCGCCTAAGCCTAGCCTTGGGCTGTGCCACCAAAGAAACAGCAGGCGAAAAACTGGAGGAATTGGTCAAAGAGGCTGAGGAGAGGATGTACCGCCAAAAGCTGAACGAGGGCAAAAGTTTCCGCCACAGCATTGTCAACACTCTTTTAGCTACTCTTTACGCCAAAAGTTCGGAAACAGAGGAGCACGCCGGGCGCTTAAAAGATTTTTGTTTAAGGAGCGGCTCCCTGCTTAAACTGACTTCCAAGGAAATGGACGAACTTTCCCTGCTGGCAGTTTTGCACGATATTGGCAAAGTAGGGATCCGGGAAGAAATCTTGAAAAAACCAGGGTCTTTGACGGAACTTGAGTGGGAGGAGATGAAAAAACACCCGGAGATAGGCTGCCGGATAGCGCAGAACACCCCTGAGCTGGGACCGATTGCGGAATACATCCTGTGCCACCATGAGCGCTGGGACGGCCAAGGCTATCCCCAGGGGCTGAAAGGAGAAGAAATACCCTTACTATGCCGGATACTGGCGGTAGCCGACGCCTATGACGCCATGACCAGCGACCGAACATACCGTAAAGCATTGAGCAGGGAGGAAGCGATTGAGGAGATAAAAAGGAATGCAGGGACCCAGTTTGATCCCCAGATAGTGGAAATGTTTTTAGAAAGCATTAAAAGCATCAATAAAAAAGGAGATGAAAGAAATGGGGTTTATTAA
- a CDS encoding methyl-accepting chemotaxis protein: protein MKEMGFINNLKTKTKLLLSFAVILVITAVIGVNGLLTANQIQSNLDELYKNRLLPNMLLGKMQVNQEKASQEMLRILWKTQALQDPAVIKTSEEALKKVIEENDRLLKEYEGGALSPEEKALLDKLKTVNSSYRAARQEIIDAVKAGNFSQAVQLNDQKAKPLREETSNILAQMKELNNKIASDLMVAAHADFAKARNIALIMLGIALLAGLGFSLLMGSIIANPVKAAVEHARLMAGGDFTMEVPESFLRRKDEMGQLAQAFAEMNSKIRALLKEVAASVAETSAASQELSATVEEVSAQGQNVNASVEQIAAGMEETSASVEEVTSSSTEIKHGAEQLKARAGEAKANVAEIEKRAEEMKETAKASKQTAQSIYNAKQQEIKKAIDEAKIVEEIARMTDVISEIAGQTNLLALNAAIEAARAGEQGRGFAVVAEEVRKLAEHSAQTAGSIQQVIQQVKTAVDKLTANAGEILKFIDDKVAPDYDMLEKTGEQYAQDARFVKALTEEFAAAASQIAASIGEVNTAIEGVAAAIEEATASSQEISNSATEMAKALEGVARTAQSQAEMAEKLSALVARFKV from the coding sequence ATGAAAGAAATGGGGTTTATTAACAACCTGAAAACGAAAACCAAACTATTGCTGTCTTTTGCCGTTATCCTGGTCATCACGGCGGTTATCGGAGTCAACGGCCTTCTGACCGCCAATCAGATCCAAAGCAACCTGGATGAGCTTTATAAAAACCGTTTACTTCCCAACATGCTGCTTGGAAAAATGCAGGTGAACCAGGAAAAAGCATCCCAGGAGATGCTCAGGATTCTCTGGAAGACACAAGCCCTGCAAGACCCGGCTGTCATTAAAACTTCCGAAGAAGCTTTAAAGAAGGTGATTGAGGAAAATGACCGCCTGCTCAAAGAATACGAAGGAGGAGCCTTGTCGCCAGAAGAAAAAGCCCTCCTGGACAAGCTGAAAACTGTCAACTCCAGCTATCGCGCAGCCAGGCAGGAGATTATAGATGCGGTCAAGGCCGGCAACTTCAGCCAGGCAGTCCAGCTTAACGACCAGAAAGCGAAGCCTTTGCGGGAAGAAACTTCCAACATTTTAGCCCAAATGAAAGAACTGAACAATAAAATAGCCTCCGACTTGATGGTTGCTGCTCATGCCGATTTTGCCAAGGCCAGGAACATTGCTTTGATCATGCTGGGGATTGCTCTCCTGGCAGGTTTAGGTTTTTCCCTGCTTATGGGCAGCATTATCGCCAATCCTGTCAAAGCCGCGGTGGAACATGCCCGCCTTATGGCCGGCGGCGACTTCACCATGGAAGTGCCGGAAAGCTTCCTGCGGCGTAAGGATGAAATGGGACAGCTGGCTCAGGCTTTTGCCGAGATGAACTCAAAAATACGAGCTCTGTTAAAAGAAGTGGCTGCCTCTGTGGCTGAGACCAGCGCAGCCAGCCAGGAACTCTCCGCCACAGTGGAAGAAGTGAGCGCCCAGGGGCAGAACGTCAATGCCTCGGTGGAACAGATTGCCGCCGGGATGGAAGAGACCAGCGCTTCCGTAGAGGAAGTTACCTCCTCCAGCACGGAAATAAAACATGGGGCTGAACAGCTTAAAGCAAGGGCAGGCGAAGCCAAAGCCAACGTCGCAGAAATCGAAAAAAGAGCCGAAGAAATGAAAGAAACGGCTAAAGCCTCCAAACAAACTGCTCAAAGCATTTACAATGCTAAGCAGCAGGAAATCAAGAAAGCCATAGACGAAGCAAAAATTGTTGAAGAAATTGCCAGAATGACTGATGTAATCTCGGAAATAGCCGGCCAGACCAATCTCTTGGCCCTTAATGCCGCCATTGAAGCTGCTAGGGCGGGCGAGCAGGGCCGGGGCTTCGCCGTGGTGGCGGAAGAAGTCAGGAAACTCGCCGAACATTCGGCCCAGACGGCAGGGAGCATCCAGCAGGTAATTCAACAAGTTAAAACTGCTGTGGACAAGCTAACCGCCAATGCCGGGGAAATCCTGAAATTCATCGACGACAAAGTGGCGCCGGACTATGATATGCTGGAAAAAACCGGTGAGCAGTATGCACAGGACGCGCGGTTTGTCAAAGCACTGACCGAAGAATTTGCTGCTGCGGCTTCCCAGATTGCTGCGTCCATCGGCGAAGTTAATACCGCCATCGAAGGAGTGGCGGCAGCCATAGAAGAAGCCACCGCTTCTTCCCAGGAAATCAGCAACAGTGCTACAGAAATGGCAAAAGCCCTGGAAGGGGTGGCCAGAACTGCCCAGTCCCAGGCCGAGATGGCGGAGAAGCTGAGTGCACTGGTAGCGAGATTTAAAGTATAA
- a CDS encoding PAS domain S-box protein, producing the protein MEINIVSNKKKILLVEDSRLTALIAVKSLQSSGYDVETAATGEEAVQKASGASPPDLVLMDIELAGKMDGIEAARRILKTRDIPVVFLTANTSGEILEKIKEVKAYGFVLKGIDKAAMLSTIEMAIKLHEANSHAGMFERLFEKSLDELYIFHPESLKFVAVNRAARNNLGYTSEELKTMTPLDLKPEFNLESFRKLLQPLLSGEQEQLSFTTIHRRKDGTHYPVEISLQLTDYRGEKFCLTLVVDLTERRKMEDELKEREEILSAITGTARDAIVLLDSQGNVMFWNRAAEKLFGYSREEIMGKDLHRLVVPDERLYKVHRKAFRRFQSTGQGNAIGKTIELKAKRKDGREIDVELSLSALKFRNGWHAVGIVRDIRERKWQEEENRRREERLRMMLEGIPSPAWLVSRERRILAQNKAAKSLLGTKIGDYCWKGIHGGEYLTDKYRELFKKKGLLLPGAKCYFCRGDEALDKNEPINSEVELAGNIWDTWWIPLGEDIYLHYATDVTKYKKMEEELRHLSVVDVLTNAYNRRYFTQKLEEEIERARRTDGKFSLVMLDIDRFKRINDNFGHNAGDLVLKSMTEMIKNRIRKIDTLARWGGEEFVILLPDTTVNNAARLAEELRESLSQMDIPGVGRVTASFGVAGYCPGDNVDSLVNKADNMMYEAKAAGRNCVRYMNECE; encoded by the coding sequence ATGGAGATAAATATAGTTTCCAATAAGAAGAAAATACTGCTGGTGGAAGACAGCCGCTTGACTGCCCTAATTGCAGTGAAGTCATTGCAAAGTAGCGGCTATGATGTGGAAACCGCTGCTACGGGGGAGGAAGCAGTGCAAAAGGCAAGCGGCGCTTCCCCACCGGACCTGGTCCTTATGGACATCGAATTGGCGGGGAAAATGGACGGAATTGAGGCGGCCCGCAGGATCCTTAAAACCCGGGATATTCCAGTTGTATTTCTTACCGCCAACACCTCCGGGGAAATCTTAGAAAAAATAAAAGAGGTCAAGGCTTACGGGTTTGTGCTAAAAGGCATAGACAAAGCTGCCATGCTCTCCACAATAGAAATGGCCATTAAACTGCATGAAGCCAATAGTCATGCCGGGATGTTTGAGCGGCTTTTCGAAAAATCCTTGGATGAGCTCTATATTTTCCACCCGGAGTCCTTAAAATTTGTTGCTGTCAACCGGGCCGCCCGGAATAACCTGGGATATACAAGCGAAGAACTGAAGACCATGACCCCTCTAGACCTCAAACCGGAATTTAATCTGGAGAGTTTCCGGAAACTACTTCAACCACTCCTCAGCGGGGAACAGGAGCAGCTCTCTTTTACCACAATACACCGCCGCAAGGACGGCACACACTACCCTGTGGAAATAAGTTTGCAGCTTACCGATTACAGGGGAGAAAAATTTTGTCTGACGTTGGTAGTTGACCTGACTGAACGCAGAAAAATGGAAGATGAACTGAAGGAAAGGGAAGAGATCTTAAGCGCCATTACAGGTACAGCCCGGGATGCCATCGTCCTGCTTGACAGCCAGGGAAACGTCATGTTTTGGAACCGGGCAGCGGAAAAGCTCTTTGGCTATTCCCGGGAAGAAATCATGGGCAAAGATTTGCACCGGCTGGTGGTGCCTGATGAGCGCCTTTATAAGGTTCATCGTAAGGCTTTCCGGCGCTTTCAGTCGACAGGACAGGGAAATGCCATAGGGAAAACAATTGAGCTGAAAGCCAAACGCAAAGACGGGCGGGAAATTGATGTAGAGCTTTCCCTGTCTGCTTTGAAGTTCAGGAATGGCTGGCATGCGGTGGGAATTGTGCGCGACATACGCGAACGCAAGTGGCAGGAGGAAGAAAACAGGCGCCGAGAAGAACGGCTCCGCATGATGCTGGAAGGCATACCCAGCCCGGCCTGGCTGGTATCAAGGGAGCGCCGCATTCTGGCGCAGAATAAAGCAGCGAAATCACTATTGGGGACAAAAATCGGAGATTATTGCTGGAAAGGCATCCATGGCGGGGAATACCTGACGGATAAATACAGGGAGTTATTTAAAAAGAAAGGCTTGCTATTACCCGGCGCCAAATGCTATTTCTGCCGCGGAGACGAAGCCTTGGACAAAAATGAACCCATAAACAGCGAAGTGGAGCTGGCAGGCAATATCTGGGATACCTGGTGGATCCCTTTGGGAGAAGACATATATCTTCATTATGCCACAGATGTCACTAAATATAAAAAGATGGAAGAGGAGCTCCGCCATTTATCTGTTGTAGATGTTTTGACAAACGCCTATAACCGCCGCTATTTTACGCAAAAACTGGAGGAAGAAATAGAGCGGGCGCGGCGCACTGACGGCAAGTTTTCTCTTGTAATGCTGGATATAGACCGTTTTAAGCGCATTAACGACAACTTTGGCCATAACGCCGGTGATTTAGTCCTAAAAAGCATGACAGAAATGATTAAGAACAGGATACGCAAAATAGATACCCTGGCCCGCTGGGGCGGGGAGGAATTTGTCATACTCCTGCCGGATACAACTGTAAATAATGCGGCCCGTTTGGCGGAGGAACTGCGGGAAAGTCTAAGCCAAATGGATATACCTGGTGTAGGCAGGGTCACTGCCAGCTTCGGGGTTGCCGGCTACTGTCCGGGGGACAATGTTGACTCATTGGTGAATAAGGCAGACAACATGATGTATGAGGCCAAAGCTGCCGGCAGGAATTGTGTGCGGTATATGAATGAGTGTGAATAG
- a CDS encoding DNA adenine methylase, whose translation MNSIISWVGGKKALRELIYQRMPKDYGRYIEVFGGGGWVLFGRKPDASMEVYNDYNADLANLFRCVKERPLALLKELNFLPLNGRDEFNVLKKYLEKEEFTSEYLREELELAENCLSPPQFEEIKAILIENATMSDVKRAAAFFKLIRYSYGSGCTSYSCQPFDIRKTFHLIWSGSRRLKDTVIENKDFEALILQYDRDNAFFYCDPPYYQTEGHYEVEFKKEDHVRLRDTLKQCKGKWLVSYNDCEYIRELYKGYYIEAVTRINNLAQRYEGGCEYPEVLISNYDTAERLRDAPMQIGLFDLADGFYNTE comes from the coding sequence TTGAACAGCATTATCAGCTGGGTCGGCGGCAAAAAGGCCCTGCGCGAACTTATTTATCAGCGGATGCCCAAAGATTATGGAAGATACATTGAGGTCTTTGGCGGCGGCGGTTGGGTACTCTTCGGCAGGAAACCGGATGCAAGCATGGAGGTCTATAATGACTACAACGCCGACCTTGCCAACCTGTTCCGCTGCGTCAAGGAGCGTCCTCTTGCCCTGCTCAAGGAGTTGAATTTCCTGCCCCTAAACGGCAGGGACGAATTCAACGTCCTCAAAAAATATCTTGAAAAGGAGGAATTCACCAGCGAATACCTGCGGGAGGAATTGGAACTGGCGGAGAACTGTCTGTCCCCGCCACAGTTTGAGGAAATCAAAGCGATTCTCATTGAAAACGCGACCATGTCGGACGTAAAACGCGCCGCCGCCTTCTTCAAGCTGATCCGCTACAGCTACGGCAGCGGCTGCACCTCATATAGCTGCCAGCCCTTTGATATCCGGAAAACCTTCCACCTTATATGGTCGGGAAGCCGCAGGCTTAAGGATACGGTCATCGAGAATAAAGACTTTGAGGCGTTGATCCTTCAATACGACAGGGACAACGCCTTTTTTTATTGCGACCCGCCGTACTACCAGACCGAGGGGCATTACGAGGTGGAATTTAAAAAGGAGGATCATGTGCGACTGCGGGATACGCTGAAACAATGTAAGGGCAAATGGCTGGTGTCATATAACGACTGCGAATATATCCGAGAGCTGTATAAGGGCTACTACATCGAAGCCGTCACCCGCATTAATAACCTCGCACAGCGATATGAGGGAGGCTGCGAATACCCGGAGGTGCTCATTTCCAACTACGACACCGCGGAGCGGCTGCGGGATGCCCCAATGCAAATAGGGCTGTTTGATTTGGCAGACGGCTTTTACAACACGGAATAG
- a CDS encoding AbrB/MazE/SpoVT family DNA-binding domain-containing protein produces MKMIEIQSAVDRHGQLTIPAPLLRDMGLAAGDTVKLAYISNAPDSIRNTFKEFVITPDGITALAEDEESELTLPHDLLEAAGIPLDSDLEIVCARGTVVILQADLLDSLPDELRQLFDDLGINPETVREVMRNGGVYDE; encoded by the coding sequence ATGAAAATGATTGAAATCCAAAGTGCCGTGGACAGACACGGGCAGCTTACCATTCCCGCGCCTCTCCTGCGCGATATGGGGCTTGCGGCCGGAGACACGGTGAAGCTTGCCTACATTAGCAACGCCCCCGATTCTATCCGCAATACCTTTAAGGAATTTGTCATCACTCCTGATGGCATTACCGCCCTCGCAGAAGATGAGGAAAGCGAACTCACCCTGCCCCATGACCTGCTGGAGGCGGCTGGGATTCCCTTGGACAGCGACCTGGAGATCGTCTGCGCCAGGGGCACGGTCGTCATTTTGCAGGCCGATCTGCTGGACAGCCTTCCCGATGAACTGCGCCAGCTGTTTGATGACCTGGGCATCAATCCCGAAACCGTTCGGGAAGTCATGAGAAACGGAGGTGTTTATGATGAGTAA